A segment of the Zingiber officinale cultivar Zhangliang chromosome 8B, Zo_v1.1, whole genome shotgun sequence genome:
TTGCAATTGGCGGCTGGTCTGGAACCAATTACTTCCATGATTTCGTTGATGTGTTGGTTCCTCTATTTGAGACTGCTCATCCTTTTGGGGGAGAAGTTCAGTTCCTCATAGCTAACATGGACCCTCAATTTATGAACAAATACAAGTTGTTCTTCAAGAAGCTTTCAAGGTATGATTTCATTGGGTATGACAATGATGATAGAATCCACTGCTTCCAGCATGTCACCCTTGGACTTAGATGCACCAGCACGGATGACTTCCAAATGGAGCCCTCCAAATCCCCTCATGGCTACACAATGTTCCACTTTGCAAACTTCATGAGGAGTGTATTCTCGCTTGAGAGAGAGTATCCTGTGAATCTCAAGGATGCAGGCCAATCGAAGAAACCAAAGCTCATGATCATAACTAGAATCAACACAAGAAAGTTCATGAATGTGGAGGAGATTCTAAATCTAGCCCAAGAGGTTGGCTATGAGGTAGTGATCACTGAAGGGGACTCTGATCTCTCTAAATTTTCACGCATTGTGAACTCCTGCGATGTGCTTATGGGTGTTCATGGTTCGGCACTCACCAATATGGTGTTCCTCCCTACCAATGGTGTGGTGATTCAAGTAGTACCTTGGGGAAATTTGGATTGGATTGCTGGACATTACTTCCGGGAGCCTGCAAAACAAATGAAGCTAAACTATTTAGAGTACAGTATCAACGAGGAGGAAACAACACTGACCGAGCTGTATCCAAGAGACCATGCAGTGTTCAAGGATCCAATGTCACTGCATCCTCAGAATGCAAACTGGGAGACATTCTCCAGGATCTTCCTGAAAGAACAGAATGTGAGGCTTGATGTGAAAAGGTTTAAGCCCTTCCTGGAACATGCACTCCAAATTCTCGGTGAACAACAATGAGTATTTCATTAATGTTTTTTTTCCcagttaatatttatttttaggaATTTGTGGTGTACACTGAGTTGCAGCTACTATGGACAGCTAAAATTACTGTTAGCAATGTATTCAAGTTGCTACAATCAAAATTGAGTTTCCAATCTACTTCAACACCAAATAATATTTCTTCAGTTGTGCTTTCATTTAGATTCTTAGCACAACATTATTGATACGCTAATTTCTTTTAACTCTTTTCTTGATTATCTTTTACTTAAATAATGCTTGACAAAGTGTCTGCAAGCCTATCTTCATGCATTATACCTTTCGTCATTCATAATCATGAGACCACCCAAAGCTTACTATGTGTGATTCAAGTTATCACATAGTTTTAATTATGAGAAATGAAACATAACTGCGTTTGATTTAAATTATCACATAATTTCAATTATGAGGAATGAGatgtttaataaaattttatttgtttggaAGTAGTAGTACATAACCTAATACTTTATTGTATTATCCTtggtgtattattattattattattattattattattattattattattattattattatcatcgtcgatgatatataaataaataaaattgggtatttttttttattattttagaatatttttagatAATGTTATTGGGTTTAGATTATGTCAATTTTATTTATTCCACTATAACTAAAGTTTTAATCAAATAtgtaagttaaaaaataaaatcatctgtGTTAGTCACTTGTCGTCTATGAGAAAATAATTCAGACATGATAAAATTAAGTTTCACATCgttagtttgtttttatttatttatttctcttgatAATTTCTTATTACTCAGtcgatcctatttttatggatctagTGTTAGCcgatcctatttttatggatctcgTAATCTTTGTTCTTATCATTTGTGGTGTATTTAAAGGATTGTAGAGACGTGTAGAAGGTATCTCGATGTAAGGTTTTCTTTCACAAGTTAAACTTCTATTTGTCCTATTCTTCTTATATATTCCTCTGTGTTGTGTGTCTTGGGTGTGCTATCCTATCCGATTCTAAGCCAACATATAGTATCAGAGCTTTGGCAATATAGAACACCTAAGAATCCACGATTCCACAAAAATATCTGTCATCCCACAAGTTGCTGCGAAGGAGAACGGCGGAGTGTCATTTGCCTATCCGATGCTAAGCCCTCACAATTacattgtgtgggcaataaaGACATAGACGATTCTTGATGTCCAAGTAGTCTGGGAGGCGGTGGAGCCAGTGGAAGGAGCCCAAGTAGATACAAAGAAGGACAAAAAGGCGCGTGCATACATCTTGCAATGTATCTCCGAAGACATCCTTCTCCAGATTGCAAAAAAGAAGATGGTGAAGGAAGTCTGGGACAGCCTCAAAACGAGGTACCTTGGTAGTGATCGGGTGAAGAAGGCACGCGTACAAACGTTGAAGAGCGAGTTTGACGCCCTCCAGATGAAGGAGACCGAGacgattgatgagtttgctgAGCAACAAGTTCTCTACTCATGGCATGCTTGAAGATTCCTCTTTGGTAAAGAAGTTGCTTGATTCTGTCCCTGATAAGTTCTTCCCTATTGTTGCTGGTATTGAGTAGTTTCGTGATCTTGAGACGATACCATTTGAGGAGACTATTGGGCGGCTAAAGGCGTACAAGGAACGAACACTACGTTTACGCGGCAACGCCAACGACACTGAAGGTGAGCTCCTACTTACTCATGCCGCATGACAAATGCGACAGAAGGGGAGCAACGTGGATACTTCGTCAGGAGGCAAGGGGTGTGGGTCCAACATCCCTAGTCATGGAAAATGGCGTGGGCGGGGTGCGGTCGTGGTCGTGGTACGCCGAGCCAAGACAGTGCAGGAGACACTAGCGGCAACGACAGAGGTGCTCGTGACAAGAGCCGTATAAAGTGTTTCAATTGTGAGAAAATGAGGTATTATGCGTCCGAATGCTACAACAAGCGTCGTGATgatgaggctcacctcacttACGCCACCGATGAAGAGTCAGCACTGATGATGCCCGTGCCCCACGAGGAGCTTGACACTAGGCGTGAGCGGCAGAATATCATTCTAGTTAGTGAAGATAAGTTGCTACCGGAGATGTACCGCGGCGTTAATAAAGGAGATAAAGACGCTTGGTACCTTGACAACGATGCCAGCAACCACATGAATGGCCATCAcgagaagtttcaagaactagataaaaccatcaccgggagggtgaggtttggcgatggatcaaccattgagatcatgggcaaggggaCGGTTGTGTTCAAATGCAAGAACGGCGATCGGAAGGCTCTCCACGAGGTATACTACATTCcgaaactttgtagtaatatcataagtctcGATTAATTGACAGAAACTGGGAATGAGGTGCACATGGAAAGAGATAccatgaaggtgattgataggagcgggaagCTCTTGATGCTGGTAAAGCGAACACAAAATCGCTTGTACAAGATAACCTTGAAGGCATTCAAGCAAGTCTGTCTCCTAGCAAGCCTAGAAGACCCAACCTGGTTATGACATACAAGGCTCAGGCATGTCAATTTCCATGACTTGAAGCTGTTAGGGGAGAAGAAATTGGCGGTTGTTGTGCCTCCATTGCCCCAGTTGAACAAGCTTTGCGAGGTGTGTGTGATCGCCAAGCATGAAAGGTCGCCATTCCCGTGCCAATCAAATTGTAGAGAGGAGAAGCCGATGGAACTTCTCCATACTGATATTTGCTGGCCAATCTCACTATGTACACTAGCCGGTAACAAGTACTGTCTTctgattattgatgatttcacaaGGTGGATGTCGGTATTTATATTGGCAGCAAATAATGATGCATTCCGAGCATTCAAGAAGTTCAAATTCTTGACGGAGAACAAGACTGaatacaagatcaaaacactccgGACAGACCGGAGCGGCGAGTTTCTATCCATGGAGTTCACTCAGTTCTATGAAAATGAAGGAATCGAGTGACATCTCACGGCTCCCTACACACTCCAACAAAATGGTGTTGTGGAGCGCCGTAATCACATCGTGATAGCCATGGCAAGATCTCTCCTCAAGGGTACACATATGGCGGTAAGGTTCTGGGGAGAGGCGGTTAGGCATGCTGTCTATCTGTTAAACCGTCTCCCAACTAAGGTGCTAGGAGAGTGCACGCCATCTGAAACTTGGATGGGGAGAAAGCCACATCTCGCCCACTTGAGAGTGTTCGGTTGTGTTGCATATGTGAAAATACAACCCCTCACCTCAAGAAACTTGACGACAGAAGCTCACCCATGGTATACTTGGGTGTCGAGGAAGGCTGCAAAGCTCATCATCTATTTGATCCAAGGCATGGCAAGCTACAAGTAGGTAGAGATGTGGTGTTTCGAGAAAATTGTGAATGGACATGGAATGCAGGTGCCAACAATGAAGAAAAGGTACCAGagtttatggtggtggatgcatTCGGCACCGACGAGGTGATTGTTGCAGCAGATATTGAGGCCGCAGCGAAAGAAGTCACAACACCGGCAGTAGCCGTGGTACCCATGACAGGAGTGTCAAGTCCATCTACACCATCATCGAATACCCATACAGCTTCCTCGCCTTCGATAACAAACTCACCCGAGTCTTATGAAGGATCGGTCCGTTTTAGATCCATTGCTAATATCTACGTACGCCAACACTGAGGAAGTGGTTGGTATTGATGAAGAAGAGGGTGAGGTGATGATGGTGATATTTGAAGAGCCGACATGTTATCAAGAAGCTGCAACCGAGGCTTGCTAGTACGAAGCAATGGAGAAAGAGTTAAAATCTATTGAGATGAACAATACCTGGAACTTAACTGAGCTCCCATTAGGCCACAAGTCTATCGGCCTAAAGTGAGTGTTCAAATTGAAGAAAAATTCAGATGGGAAAGTCGTTAAGCACAAAGCAATATTAGTGGCTAAAGGCTATGTACAAAAACAATTAGGCATCGACTTTGAAGAAGTGTTTGCGCCTGTCGCTAGAGTTGACATTATTTGAGTCATTCTTGCGCTTGCGACAAATCAAAATTGGGTGGTACACCATCTAGATGTGAAGTCAACATTTCTTAACAgagagttaaaaaaagaaatatatGTCACTCAACCAGAAGAgtttgaagtacaaaatcagaaaCATAAGGTATATAAGTTGTCCAAGGCCCTCTATGGACTGCGGCAAGCTCAACGAGCTTGGAACATGCGTTTGAACAGGAGTCTGGAAGAGCTTGGCTTAAAAAAATGTACTCAAGAGCATGCAGTATATACAAGAGGTGAAGAAGAAGCAAGTATACTTGTTGGAGTATATGTCGACGATCTCATCGTGACAGGAAGTAGCACAGAAAAAATCAACAAGTTCAAACAACAAATGATGACAGAATTTGAGATGAGTGATTTAGGTCTTCTCTCCTACTACTTAGGGATTGAAGTGGAGCAACAGAAGAGCCGAATTTTACTTAGACAATTAGCTTATGCCAAGAAAATTCTATCTCAATTCAAGATGGCAGACTGCAATGTCACAAAGCATCCAATGGAACCCAAGACACAGTTGCATAAGGACTTGGAAGGGACTCCAATTGACGCCACGGAGTACAGGCACATTATTGGTTGTTTGAGATATTTGCTACACACACGGCTAGACCTGTCATATTCCGTCGGAATGGCGAGCAGATACATGGAGAGGCCTACAATCATGCATCATAAGGTGATCAAACATATTCTCAGGTATTTG
Coding sequences within it:
- the LOC122015435 gene encoding alpha-1,3-arabinosyltransferase XAT2-like, which gives rise to MAKGFRNPNLNRARPLGYWIGLAAVFMLVFFSYLTMSRTNSMRIPVGGPSEFVKHVERNPICDLSNNKSDICEANGDVRIIGKDIRMVFVAPQSIDIKENDSWTIKPYARKWDEGSGARVRPVTLKLVYGHPEDKPCSINHTVPAMVFAIGGWSGTNYFHDFVDVLVPLFETAHPFGGEVQFLIANMDPQFMNKYKLFFKKLSRYDFIGYDNDDRIHCFQHVTLGLRCTSTDDFQMEPSKSPHGYTMFHFANFMRSVFSLEREYPVNLKDAGQSKKPKLMIITRINTRKFMNVEEILNLAQEVGYEVVITEGDSDLSKFSRIVNSCDVLMGVHGSALTNMVFLPTNGVVIQVVPWGNLDWIAGHYFREPAKQMKLNYLEYSINEEETTLTELYPRDHAVFKDPMSLHPQNANWETFSRIFLKEQNVRLDVKRFKPFLEHALQILGEQQ